A single Blastococcus colisei DNA region contains:
- a CDS encoding ADP-ribosylglycohydrolase family protein: MTQRMHRSHRVAGALVGSAVGDALGAPFEFGPPGRFSARFPVPARGSKTEMCGGGSLDWEPGEFTDDTQMALLVATSLVEHGGLDGADVFDRFRTWAAAGPPDIGNQTRAVMGSGRPWDVAAAEHFARSGHAAGNGSLMRTTPAAIRFSRDGREATMDAARRLSALTHGDPSAGEGCAIFHELVRVALDGGNPLAAIPSVLDAVATVHRGRWATVLAPEWTPADATEANGAVWPTLGQAVWALRNGRDFAEVLRLVIDLGGDTDTVAAVAGGLAGAVFGMGAIPSRWASVVHGRVPGFGDRVWRLPDLQQLAAALDGAVQQNYDPGVIPRIGPTEVLPGIWAGNLDGARYSEEDFAVISLCRLGEPFRHPVHRMAYIADNEHNADLGVMLADVLDDMAALQEEGHRLLVHCHGGASRTGLVLRGWLVREKGMSVEEATAHVAERWPHLGLWNDSFTAALDRLSEYAI, encoded by the coding sequence GTGACCCAGCGCATGCACCGCTCCCACCGCGTCGCCGGCGCGCTCGTCGGCTCCGCCGTCGGCGACGCGCTCGGTGCCCCGTTCGAGTTCGGGCCGCCGGGGCGGTTCTCGGCCCGCTTCCCGGTGCCGGCCCGCGGCTCGAAGACGGAGATGTGCGGCGGCGGATCGCTGGACTGGGAGCCCGGCGAGTTCACGGACGACACGCAGATGGCGCTGCTGGTGGCGACGTCGCTGGTGGAGCACGGTGGTCTGGACGGGGCCGACGTCTTCGACCGGTTCCGCACCTGGGCGGCGGCCGGACCGCCGGATATCGGCAACCAGACGCGCGCCGTCATGGGCTCGGGCCGACCATGGGACGTCGCCGCGGCCGAGCACTTCGCCCGCTCCGGGCACGCGGCGGGCAACGGCTCGCTGATGAGGACCACGCCGGCCGCCATCCGTTTCTCGCGCGACGGTCGCGAAGCCACCATGGACGCCGCCCGGCGCCTCTCGGCACTGACCCACGGCGACCCCTCGGCCGGCGAGGGCTGCGCGATCTTCCACGAGCTGGTGCGCGTGGCGCTGGACGGCGGGAACCCGCTGGCCGCGATCCCGTCCGTGCTCGACGCAGTGGCGACCGTGCACCGGGGCCGGTGGGCGACCGTGCTGGCGCCGGAGTGGACGCCGGCCGACGCGACCGAGGCGAACGGTGCGGTGTGGCCGACGCTCGGCCAGGCGGTGTGGGCGCTGCGCAACGGCCGCGATTTCGCCGAGGTGCTGCGGCTGGTGATAGACCTCGGCGGGGACACCGACACGGTGGCCGCCGTCGCCGGTGGGCTGGCCGGCGCGGTCTTCGGCATGGGGGCGATCCCCAGCCGGTGGGCGTCGGTGGTGCACGGGCGGGTTCCCGGCTTCGGTGATCGCGTGTGGCGGCTGCCCGACCTGCAGCAGCTCGCCGCTGCGCTGGACGGCGCGGTGCAGCAGAACTACGACCCGGGTGTGATCCCGCGGATCGGGCCGACGGAGGTGCTGCCGGGCATCTGGGCCGGCAACCTCGATGGCGCGCGCTACAGCGAGGAAGACTTCGCCGTCATCTCGCTGTGCCGGCTCGGCGAGCCGTTCCGGCACCCCGTGCACCGGATGGCCTACATCGCCGACAACGAGCACAACGCCGACCTCGGCGTAATGCTCGCCGACGTCCTCGACGACATGGCGGCGCTGCAGGAGGAGGGACACCGGCTCCTGGTGCACTGCCACGGCGGCGCTTCGCGCACCGGGCTAGTGCTGCGCGGCTGGCTGGTGCGCGAGAAGGGGATGTCGGTCGAGGAGGCGACGGCGCACGTCGCCGAACGGTGGCCGCACCTCGGGCTCTGGAACGACAGCTTCACCGCCGCGCTGGATCGTCTGAGTGAGTACGCGATCTAG
- a CDS encoding exonuclease domain-containing protein → MTVAVVDVETTGLSPKMDRVVEVGVVLLDSRGEVEGEFETLVNPGRDVGPTGLHGISASDVVDAPAFSDVAPHLRSLLSGRVVVAHNALFDLRFLAREFGRAGWPIPLSPSLCTMRLAPLFFGSGTRSLQALCGFLDIPLVHGHAALHDARATAELMLSMLASDLGTGSLAGAGVRVDFADDGSYRGFEALDGGWADLVAAASAHAADGPCPPCRTLPRDAATAAVRERDGYLGGLVAALPALDDAPPSMAPYLTVLDQVLEDRLVSVTEAAQLVALAGELGCGSDHVSAAHRIYLEALATAAYADGVVTDAERSDLDRVASLLGMGSRDVELALAVVRSGAQVSLPRRAEVFAPGDRIVFTGAMSRTRDELEQAARNAGLTPMSSVSKQTAVLVCADPHSQSGKAAKARALGVRVIGEAVFWEALSVAGMRT, encoded by the coding sequence GTGACCGTTGCCGTCGTCGACGTGGAGACCACCGGGTTGTCCCCGAAGATGGACCGCGTCGTGGAGGTGGGCGTCGTCCTGCTCGACTCCCGCGGTGAGGTCGAGGGCGAGTTCGAGACCCTGGTCAATCCCGGACGGGACGTCGGGCCGACCGGGCTGCACGGCATCAGCGCGTCCGACGTCGTGGACGCGCCCGCCTTCTCCGACGTCGCGCCGCACCTGCGGTCGCTGCTCTCCGGCCGCGTCGTCGTCGCCCACAACGCGTTGTTCGATCTGCGCTTCCTGGCCCGGGAGTTCGGCCGTGCCGGCTGGCCGATCCCGCTGTCGCCGTCCCTGTGCACCATGCGCTTGGCGCCGCTGTTCTTCGGCTCGGGCACCCGATCCCTCCAGGCGCTCTGCGGCTTCCTCGACATCCCGCTCGTGCACGGCCACGCCGCGCTGCACGACGCCCGCGCCACCGCGGAACTGATGCTGTCCATGCTGGCTTCCGACCTGGGCACCGGATCGCTCGCCGGGGCCGGTGTCCGCGTCGACTTCGCGGACGATGGCAGCTACCGCGGCTTCGAGGCCCTCGACGGTGGCTGGGCCGACCTCGTCGCCGCGGCGTCCGCGCACGCCGCCGACGGCCCGTGTCCTCCGTGCCGCACCCTGCCCCGCGACGCGGCGACCGCCGCCGTCCGCGAGCGGGACGGCTACCTCGGCGGGCTGGTCGCCGCCCTACCGGCACTGGACGACGCGCCGCCGAGCATGGCGCCGTACCTGACCGTGCTCGACCAGGTTCTCGAGGACCGGCTCGTCAGCGTCACCGAGGCAGCCCAGCTCGTCGCCCTGGCCGGTGAGCTGGGCTGCGGCTCCGACCACGTCTCCGCCGCCCACCGGATCTACCTGGAGGCCTTGGCCACTGCCGCCTACGCCGACGGCGTGGTCACCGACGCGGAGCGCTCCGACCTCGACCGCGTCGCGTCGCTGCTCGGAATGGGGAGCCGGGACGTCGAGCTGGCACTCGCCGTGGTGCGCAGCGGCGCGCAGGTGTCGCTGCCCCGGCGGGCGGAGGTCTTCGCGCCCGGCGACCGGATCGTCTTCACCGGAGCCATGAGCCGGACCCGCGACGAGCTCGAGCAGGCTGCGCGCAACGCCGGCCTGACCCCGATGTCCTCGGTCTCCAAGCAGACCGCCGTCCTCGTCTGCGCCGATCCGCACTCCCAGTCGGGCAAGGCGGCCAAGGCGCGAGCGCTCGGCGTGCGGGTGATCGGCGAGGCGGTGTTCTGGGAGGCCCTCTCGGTCGCGGGGATGCGCACGTGA
- a CDS encoding nuclease-related domain-containing DEAD/DEAH box helicase: MTARLFPEEPEFASASEQLLVQTLRDQLPDDAALFCNIRFSDRSQDREADVIVAWPGVGVAVVEVKGGSVSLERGEWRQIGDGVDRMVRPVDQAVACKYLLCEYLADHPRWTASRPRTAHLVALPATTLPADFRAPGLARWMTVDKTDVPHVAARIRAALEKVRDEPDPPTAGDVDALVDCLAGTAIPQQDLLAQVAEREAACDLLTRRQAKVLTMLESFHRVEIRGGAGSGKTWLAVEKARRLAAQGQRVALMCYSRGLAEFLKRRVDTLRKKERPGYVGTFHYLGIGWGVEPGSDDDSQYWEEFLPAEMVSLAARLPESERFDAIVIDEGQDFAESWWDVVRAALRDPDEGSIYVFSDEGQRIFARQGRPTVDLTPIPLNENLRNTKQIAGTFSSLAPEQMEIRGLAGVPVRFVQCSSEDAVDAADDVAEALLDGGWPPEHVALLTTHRRHPVQVERQAEGQDAYWDTYWQNDDLFYGHVLGFKGLERPAVVLAVNGFRNEARAREMLYVGLSRARDLLVVCGDLELIRRVGGKAVARRLTA; this comes from the coding sequence GTGACGGCGCGGCTCTTCCCCGAGGAGCCGGAGTTCGCGTCTGCCTCCGAGCAGCTGCTGGTGCAGACGCTGCGAGACCAGCTGCCCGACGACGCCGCCCTGTTCTGCAACATCCGCTTCAGCGACCGGTCGCAGGACCGGGAAGCCGACGTCATCGTCGCCTGGCCGGGCGTGGGCGTCGCCGTCGTGGAGGTCAAGGGCGGCAGTGTCTCGCTGGAGCGCGGGGAATGGCGCCAGATCGGTGACGGCGTGGACCGCATGGTCCGCCCGGTCGACCAGGCGGTCGCCTGCAAGTACCTGCTCTGCGAGTACCTGGCCGACCACCCGCGCTGGACGGCGAGCCGCCCGCGGACCGCCCACCTGGTCGCGCTGCCGGCGACCACGCTCCCGGCCGACTTCAGGGCGCCGGGGCTGGCGCGCTGGATGACCGTCGACAAGACCGATGTGCCGCACGTCGCGGCCCGGATCCGGGCGGCGCTGGAGAAGGTGCGGGACGAGCCCGACCCGCCGACGGCGGGCGACGTCGACGCGCTCGTCGACTGCCTCGCCGGGACCGCGATCCCGCAGCAGGACCTGCTGGCCCAGGTCGCCGAGCGGGAGGCAGCCTGCGACCTGCTCACCCGGCGGCAGGCGAAGGTGCTCACGATGCTCGAGTCGTTCCACCGGGTCGAGATCCGTGGCGGTGCCGGCTCCGGCAAGACCTGGCTGGCCGTCGAGAAGGCCCGCCGGCTCGCCGCGCAGGGCCAGCGAGTCGCGCTCATGTGCTACTCGCGCGGGCTGGCCGAGTTCCTTAAGCGGCGGGTCGACACCCTGCGGAAGAAGGAGCGCCCCGGGTACGTCGGTACCTTTCACTACCTCGGCATCGGGTGGGGCGTGGAGCCCGGGTCCGACGACGACAGCCAGTACTGGGAGGAGTTCCTGCCCGCCGAGATGGTCTCGCTGGCGGCGCGGCTGCCGGAGTCCGAGCGGTTCGATGCGATCGTCATCGACGAGGGGCAGGACTTCGCCGAGAGCTGGTGGGACGTGGTCCGTGCCGCGCTGCGCGACCCGGACGAGGGATCGATCTACGTCTTCTCCGACGAGGGGCAGCGGATCTTCGCCCGGCAGGGGCGGCCCACGGTCGACCTGACGCCGATCCCGCTGAACGAGAACCTGCGCAACACCAAGCAGATCGCCGGCACCTTCTCCAGCCTCGCCCCCGAGCAGATGGAGATCCGCGGCCTGGCGGGGGTGCCCGTGCGCTTCGTCCAGTGCTCGTCCGAGGATGCGGTCGACGCTGCCGACGACGTCGCCGAGGCACTGCTCGACGGTGGGTGGCCGCCGGAGCACGTTGCGCTGCTGACCACACACCGCCGGCATCCCGTCCAGGTGGAGCGGCAGGCCGAGGGGCAGGACGCCTACTGGGACACGTACTGGCAGAACGACGACCTCTTCTACGGCCACGTGCTCGGTTTCAAAGGCCTCGAGCGCCCCGCCGTCGTCCTGGCCGTCAACGGCTTCCGGAACGAGGCCCGCGCCCGGGAGATGCTCTACGTCGGGCTGTCCCGCGCTCGCGACCTGCTGGTCGTCTGCGGCGACCTAGAACTCATCCGCCGGGTGGGCGGCAAGGCAGTCGCCCGCCGGCTCACCGCCTGA
- a CDS encoding PGN_0703 family putative restriction endonuclease, translating into MTTADITVVASDNAVTRRERRRQSAYRDEVLGLPAGPARDGRILGNYLPADDRRSNFLSSEAADYAASRVDVVRSEGGQLEQTRLFTNMLSSMPMCFSVFGHLRARPEAAAALLSSLTGRSIAGFDRVTVGRRTIDGIECEWAPERREHLDDGTAFDAVVAARLADGRRLLIAVETKYVDTFSRDKDDPERDREYRRFCEQFGMAPTAFDALKGPATRQLLRNVLLTESVRRGGASGPEALFDDALTLVLAREDDAAARSTVAAIDRERGGLPTAVAFVGHGPLANVASGIDGLGEWATRFRRRYVASEELS; encoded by the coding sequence ATGACGACTGCTGACATCACCGTCGTCGCCTCGGACAACGCTGTCACCCGGCGCGAACGGCGACGCCAGTCGGCCTACCGCGACGAGGTTCTCGGGTTGCCTGCCGGACCGGCCCGGGACGGCCGCATTCTGGGCAACTACCTGCCCGCTGACGACCGGCGCAGCAACTTCCTCAGTTCCGAGGCCGCCGACTATGCCGCCTCGCGTGTGGACGTCGTCCGGAGCGAGGGCGGGCAGCTCGAGCAGACCCGGCTGTTCACCAACATGCTCAGCTCGATGCCGATGTGCTTCAGCGTCTTCGGCCACCTCCGCGCGCGGCCGGAGGCCGCGGCCGCGCTCCTGTCGTCGCTGACCGGTCGAAGCATCGCGGGTTTCGACCGGGTGACCGTCGGCCGCCGGACCATCGACGGGATCGAGTGCGAGTGGGCGCCCGAGCGGCGCGAGCACCTGGACGACGGCACCGCCTTCGACGCCGTGGTCGCCGCCCGGCTGGCGGACGGACGACGACTCCTGATCGCCGTCGAGACCAAGTACGTCGACACCTTCAGCCGGGACAAGGACGACCCCGAGAGGGACCGCGAGTACCGCCGCTTCTGCGAGCAGTTCGGCATGGCGCCCACCGCCTTCGACGCGCTGAAGGGCCCAGCCACCCGGCAGCTGCTGCGCAACGTCCTGCTCACCGAGAGCGTGCGCCGGGGCGGTGCGAGCGGGCCCGAGGCACTGTTCGACGACGCACTCACGCTCGTGCTCGCGCGGGAGGACGACGCCGCTGCACGGTCGACGGTGGCCGCCATCGACCGAGAGCGCGGCGGCCTGCCGACGGCGGTGGCGTTCGTCGGCCACGGTCCGCTGGCCAACGTTGCGTCCGGGATCGATGGGCTGGGGGAGTGGGCCACCCGCTTCCGTCGCCGCTACGTCGCCTCCGAAGAACTCTCGTGA
- a CDS encoding type II secretion system protein GspK, whose protein sequence is MTPPHLPAQATPSTATSGQRFRAGAWYFVLTIASAGFLAAVPFWHAADRLGRRKVRPLAMAYTAAGIYLVILMALTPPQQPDGTSGNETLSTIGGLSAVFVVVVACIQLRSLRREVYGAPGVVPGHDDPAVARALGARARREETRQLVTREPGLRRELGIGRPDLGRGYDDGGLIDVNTAPTEVIARVADIDRGDAEAIVAGRTARGGSWFDMAELVDSVPLSPSAREHLRERAVF, encoded by the coding sequence ATGACCCCGCCGCACCTCCCAGCCCAGGCGACACCGAGCACGGCTACGTCCGGCCAGCGGTTTCGGGCGGGTGCCTGGTACTTCGTGCTCACCATCGCCTCGGCCGGCTTCCTCGCCGCCGTGCCGTTCTGGCACGCCGCAGACCGGCTTGGCCGGCGGAAGGTGCGCCCGCTCGCGATGGCCTACACGGCGGCCGGCATCTACCTCGTCATCCTCATGGCGCTCACGCCGCCGCAGCAGCCCGACGGAACGTCGGGCAACGAGACGCTCAGCACCATCGGCGGGTTGAGCGCCGTGTTCGTCGTGGTCGTCGCGTGCATCCAGCTGCGCTCGCTCCGCCGCGAGGTGTACGGCGCACCTGGCGTCGTCCCCGGGCACGACGACCCGGCGGTCGCCCGTGCACTCGGCGCCCGGGCTCGCCGCGAGGAGACCCGGCAGCTCGTCACGCGGGAACCCGGTCTGCGGCGGGAACTCGGCATCGGTCGTCCCGACCTGGGCCGCGGCTACGACGACGGCGGGCTGATCGACGTGAACACCGCGCCGACCGAGGTGATCGCCCGCGTCGCCGACATCGACCGCGGTGACGCCGAGGCCATCGTGGCGGGGCGCACCGCCCGCGGCGGCTCGTGGTTCGACATGGCGGAGTTGGTCGACAGCGTGCCGCTTTCGCCCTCTGCGCGAGAGCACCTCCGGGAACGGGCGGTCTTTTGA
- a CDS encoding thermonuclease family protein produces the protein MNELLALAGAHKALTAVAVAAVVVGGGIVAATAVGSTIATVTKVVDGDTIDVRYGGREHRVRLLNIDTPEAVDPNSPVECLGPEASDWLKQRLPVGTEVRLERDEETRDRYDRELAAVFLGDEFVNAEIARAGMGVAMSVGPNVKFLPQVEAAQAEAVSGGRGLYATSIECTVPARVEELSSAATETVGQEPAGAAALADFDSHRAELVALLVTAKDLLALLDGDADVLPMAAYRNQTSTLRWQVARVQDRLESAETRNGIARDARKSQLAEEARRAAEEAARQAAAEAARQAAAERAAAAARAAQQSAPSYRPPSPSTATRTAAPPPSNSGSGSSTYTGCRSYAPGGKTWTPIPC, from the coding sequence GTGAATGAACTGCTCGCTCTCGCGGGTGCGCACAAGGCTCTGACGGCCGTGGCCGTCGCTGCGGTGGTCGTGGGCGGCGGAATCGTTGCGGCGACCGCGGTCGGATCCACCATCGCGACGGTCACCAAGGTGGTCGACGGCGACACCATCGACGTCCGCTACGGCGGCCGAGAACACAGGGTTCGCCTTCTCAACATCGACACCCCTGAGGCCGTGGACCCGAATTCTCCGGTCGAGTGCTTGGGCCCTGAGGCGTCCGACTGGCTGAAGCAGCGGTTGCCGGTCGGCACCGAAGTGCGCCTCGAGCGGGACGAGGAGACGCGCGACCGCTACGACCGAGAACTGGCTGCCGTCTTTCTCGGGGACGAGTTCGTCAATGCCGAGATCGCCAGAGCCGGCATGGGCGTCGCGATGTCCGTCGGCCCCAACGTCAAGTTCTTGCCGCAGGTAGAGGCCGCCCAGGCGGAGGCCGTGAGCGGTGGTCGCGGTCTGTATGCCACCTCGATCGAGTGCACGGTGCCCGCACGCGTTGAGGAACTCAGCTCCGCCGCTACCGAGACCGTCGGGCAGGAACCCGCAGGCGCGGCAGCGCTCGCCGACTTCGACTCGCACCGTGCTGAGCTCGTCGCCCTTCTGGTGACCGCCAAGGACCTGCTGGCTCTTCTTGACGGCGACGCGGATGTCCTACCGATGGCGGCCTACCGCAACCAGACGAGCACTCTTCGCTGGCAGGTGGCGAGAGTCCAGGACCGGTTGGAGTCCGCCGAGACCAGGAACGGGATCGCCCGGGACGCGCGAAAGAGCCAGCTCGCGGAGGAGGCGCGCCGCGCGGCTGAGGAAGCCGCCCGCCAGGCGGCCGCGGAAGCCGCGCGCCAGGCTGCGGCCGAGCGCGCCGCTGCTGCGGCACGGGCAGCGCAGCAGTCGGCGCCGTCGTATCGCCCCCCGTCCCCATCAACCGCCACGCGCACCGCGGCTCCGCCGCCGTCCAACAGCGGATCCGGGTCGAGCACCTACACCGGCTGCCGGAGTTACGCGCCTGGCGGGAAGACGTGGACGCCGATTCCGTGCTGA
- a CDS encoding nuclease-related domain-containing protein: protein MTEQHTGWDDLAIRCPGSAASAQAAQARAAAPVRSVLARLMGVHSDERAWRLGAAGEKRVGRQLERLMKDDPRWRCLHAIPVGRRGADIHHFVIGPGGVFTLNAKHHPGARLWVGGDTFMVNGVRQPYVRNSRHEADRVSSLLSSAVGHPIAVTGLVVPVGAQDVRIKKPPKDDAVVPRRQLWRWLSHQPQALPVAIIDTLFEQARRSATWTGT, encoded by the coding sequence ATGACCGAGCAGCACACGGGCTGGGATGACCTGGCCATCCGTTGCCCGGGCAGTGCTGCCAGCGCCCAGGCAGCGCAGGCCCGTGCGGCCGCACCCGTCCGGTCAGTGCTCGCCCGACTGATGGGCGTGCACAGCGACGAACGCGCATGGCGACTCGGCGCTGCCGGCGAGAAGCGTGTTGGTCGTCAGCTCGAGCGTTTGATGAAGGACGACCCCCGGTGGCGCTGTCTGCACGCCATCCCGGTCGGTAGGCGAGGTGCGGACATCCACCATTTCGTGATCGGCCCGGGCGGCGTGTTCACGCTCAACGCCAAGCACCACCCAGGCGCTCGGCTCTGGGTCGGTGGCGACACCTTCATGGTCAACGGCGTCCGGCAGCCTTACGTGCGGAACAGCAGGCACGAAGCCGACCGCGTGAGCAGCCTGCTGTCTTCTGCGGTCGGTCATCCGATTGCGGTCACCGGCCTCGTCGTCCCCGTCGGTGCTCAGGACGTCCGGATCAAGAAGCCGCCGAAGGACGATGCGGTCGTGCCACGGCGGCAGCTGTGGCGCTGGTTATCGCATCAGCCACAGGCACTGCCCGTCGCGATCATCGACACGCTCTTTGAGCAAGCCCGCCGGTCTGCAACGTGGACCGGTACGTGA
- a CDS encoding OmpA family protein, with translation MNAPSALRRIAAGVVSIALLVGTAACSDGAEPTGGLSIVVGARNNMPAPALSGAASEAIESALVSQSHLSVVVADGAPFQLDGAGALVARDENSIVQKQDRDQNRELIERALGEAQAKTEETDLLAALLLAARSLSSVDGEVTIVIVDSGLSTTGALNFAAQPELLDADPETLAAALAEAGELPDLSGVDVVFSGLGDVVAPQEPLPAAQRANLIAIWTAIVKTAAAPNVRVEEAPLSETPARGLPRVTPVVPGEGSRCVVETVVLDEGDIAFVADTAEFQDGDAALATLQPIAQRMTSQVLSATLTGTTADKGDDEGQRALSRQRAQGVADVLVELGVPVGRMTVTGVGSDFPDYDPTDLPANRAVRIQLAGVAEMEC, from the coding sequence GTGAACGCACCGTCGGCACTGCGCCGCATCGCAGCAGGCGTGGTCTCCATCGCACTCCTGGTCGGCACCGCCGCGTGCTCGGACGGCGCTGAGCCCACCGGTGGGCTGTCGATCGTCGTCGGCGCTCGGAACAACATGCCGGCACCGGCGCTCTCCGGGGCAGCCTCCGAAGCCATCGAGTCAGCCCTGGTCTCCCAGAGCCACCTGTCGGTCGTGGTCGCCGACGGTGCGCCGTTCCAGCTCGACGGCGCGGGTGCGCTGGTGGCGCGGGACGAGAACTCGATCGTCCAGAAGCAGGACCGTGACCAGAACCGCGAGCTGATCGAGCGGGCGCTCGGTGAGGCGCAGGCGAAGACGGAAGAGACCGACCTCCTCGCGGCACTGCTGCTTGCTGCCCGATCGCTGAGCAGCGTCGACGGGGAGGTCACGATCGTCATCGTCGACTCCGGCCTCTCCACCACGGGAGCCCTGAACTTCGCGGCGCAGCCCGAGCTGCTCGACGCCGATCCGGAGACGCTCGCTGCCGCACTGGCGGAGGCCGGGGAGCTGCCGGATCTCAGCGGCGTCGACGTGGTCTTCTCCGGGCTCGGTGATGTCGTGGCTCCGCAGGAGCCGCTGCCTGCTGCGCAGCGCGCCAACCTGATCGCCATCTGGACCGCGATCGTCAAGACGGCCGCCGCACCAAACGTCCGCGTCGAGGAGGCGCCGCTCAGCGAGACGCCCGCCCGCGGCCTACCCCGGGTGACTCCGGTCGTCCCGGGCGAGGGGTCGCGATGCGTGGTGGAGACCGTCGTCCTGGACGAGGGGGACATCGCCTTCGTGGCCGACACCGCCGAGTTCCAGGACGGCGACGCCGCCCTGGCGACGCTGCAGCCCATCGCGCAGCGCATGACGTCGCAGGTTCTCTCGGCCACGCTGACCGGAACGACCGCCGACAAGGGCGACGACGAGGGGCAGAGGGCGCTCAGCAGGCAGCGCGCGCAGGGCGTGGCCGACGTCCTGGTCGAGCTGGGAGTCCCCGTCGGCCGGATGACGGTGACCGGTGTCGGTAGCGACTTCCCCGATTACGACCCCACCGATCTCCCGGCGAACCGGGCCGTGCGGATCCAGCTGGCCGGCGTAGCCGAGATGGAGTGCTGA